A single Streptomyces sp. 2114.4 DNA region contains:
- a CDS encoding aminopeptidase P family protein: MTSHTPQLHTGSHDLPVSDALAAFMTGRWAATPPPDGPRVPGFARFAGRRARLAARFPGERLTIPAGELKVRSHDCDHRFRPHSAYAWLTGLTGEDQPGHVLVLEPDGEAVLYLRPRPPRDGGGAFYRDRRYGEFWVGRRPDLAEAERRTGLRCAHLDDFAPHRPGRDAAHDAELASVLSELRLVKDDWEVAQLQEAVGHTTTGFEDVVRSLPAALRHPRGERWIEGVFQLRARAEGNGTGYETIAAAGAHACVLHWTRNDGPLDPGQLLLLDAGVETDTLYTADLTRTLPLSGRFSPVQRRVYELVLAAQEAGIAALKPGASFRDFHRACTGVLAEGLADWGVLRIPAREALAADSGLYRRYTLCSSGHMLGLDVHDCARARAEQYLDGVLAEGQVLTVEPGLYLQPDDETLPRELRGIGVRIEDDLVITSDGARLMSSALPRTADGVEEWMDGLLTGRA, from the coding sequence TTGACCTCGCACACCCCCCAACTCCACACCGGCAGCCATGACTTGCCGGTGTCGGACGCCCTCGCCGCCTTCATGACCGGCCGGTGGGCCGCCACCCCGCCCCCCGACGGGCCCCGCGTCCCGGGCTTCGCCCGGTTCGCCGGCCGCCGGGCCCGGCTCGCCGCCCGCTTCCCCGGCGAGCGACTGACCATTCCGGCAGGAGAGTTGAAGGTCCGCTCCCACGACTGCGATCACCGCTTCCGCCCGCACAGCGCCTACGCCTGGCTGACCGGGCTGACGGGCGAGGACCAGCCGGGGCACGTCCTGGTGCTGGAACCGGACGGCGAGGCGGTGCTGTACCTGCGGCCGAGGCCGCCGCGGGACGGCGGTGGCGCGTTCTACCGCGACCGCCGTTACGGCGAGTTCTGGGTGGGCCGCCGCCCCGATCTCGCCGAGGCCGAACGCCGCACCGGCCTCCGGTGTGCGCACCTGGACGACTTCGCACCCCACCGGCCCGGACGGGACGCCGCGCACGACGCCGAACTCGCCTCCGTGCTCAGCGAGTTGCGGCTGGTGAAGGACGACTGGGAGGTGGCTCAGCTTCAGGAGGCCGTCGGGCACACCACCACCGGCTTCGAGGATGTCGTACGGTCCCTGCCCGCCGCACTGCGCCACCCGCGCGGCGAACGCTGGATCGAGGGGGTCTTCCAGCTGCGCGCCCGCGCCGAGGGCAACGGCACCGGGTACGAGACCATCGCCGCCGCCGGCGCCCATGCCTGTGTGCTCCACTGGACCCGCAACGACGGGCCGCTCGACCCCGGCCAGTTGCTGCTGCTGGACGCGGGCGTGGAGACCGACACGCTGTACACCGCCGACCTCACCCGCACCCTGCCGCTCTCCGGACGCTTCTCCCCCGTCCAGCGCCGGGTGTACGAGCTGGTGCTCGCCGCGCAGGAGGCGGGCATCGCTGCTCTCAAGCCGGGCGCGAGCTTCCGGGACTTCCACCGGGCCTGTACGGGTGTCCTGGCCGAGGGGCTGGCCGACTGGGGCGTCCTGCGCATCCCGGCACGGGAGGCGCTGGCCGCCGACAGCGGCCTGTACCGGCGCTACACGCTGTGCAGTTCGGGCCATATGCTCGGCCTCGATGTGCACGACTGCGCACGGGCCCGCGCGGAGCAGTACCTGGACGGCGTCCTGGCGGAGGGGCAGGTCCTGACCGTCGAGCCGGGTCTGTATCTCCAGCCCGACGACGAGACCCTGCCACGCGAGCTGCGCGGTATCGGGGTCCGGATCGAGGACGATCTGGTGATCACGTCGGACGGTGCCCGGCTGATGTCGTCGGCGCTGCCGCGCACCGCCGACGGGGTGGAGGAGTGGATGGACGGGCTCCTCACCGGGCGGGCCTGA
- a CDS encoding GntR family transcriptional regulator — translation MGELKHRSLITAQERLRDQVAHQLRAALIAGELCPGSVYSAPGLAADFGVSATPVREAMLDLAREGLVEPVRNKGFRITEVSERDLDQYTEIRALIEVPVVGQVTRTADRAQLEALRPAALEIVAAARAHDLIGYLEADRRFHLELLGLSGNDRLVETVGDLRKRSRLYGLTRLDERNQLLPSAEEHVELLDVMLTGDAEAAEACMARHLGHVRSLWAQGREEPLVPRPQRPQAARRG, via the coding sequence ATGGGTGAACTCAAGCACCGCAGCCTGATCACCGCGCAGGAGCGGCTTCGCGACCAGGTCGCCCATCAACTGCGCGCGGCCCTGATCGCGGGGGAGCTGTGCCCGGGGTCGGTCTACTCGGCCCCGGGCCTCGCCGCGGACTTCGGGGTCTCCGCCACCCCCGTGCGCGAGGCGATGCTCGACCTCGCCCGCGAGGGGCTGGTCGAGCCGGTACGCAACAAGGGCTTCCGGATCACCGAGGTGAGCGAGCGCGACCTCGACCAGTACACCGAGATCCGCGCCCTGATCGAGGTCCCGGTCGTCGGCCAGGTCACCCGTACCGCCGACCGGGCACAGCTGGAGGCCCTGCGCCCTGCCGCCCTGGAGATCGTCGCCGCCGCCCGCGCGCACGACCTCATCGGCTACCTGGAGGCCGACCGCCGCTTCCACCTCGAACTGCTCGGCCTCAGCGGCAACGACCGCCTGGTCGAGACCGTCGGGGACCTGCGCAAGCGCTCCCGGCTGTACGGCCTCACCCGCCTCGACGAGCGCAACCAACTGCTGCCCTCCGCCGAGGAGCACGTCGAACTGCTCGATGTGATGCTGACGGGCGACGCCGAGGCGGCCGAGGCCTGTATGGCCCGCCACCTCGGTCATGTCCGCTCGCTGTGGGCCCAGGGCCGCGAGGAACCGCTGGTGCCTCGACCGCAGCGGCCGCAGGCCGCCCGCCGGGGCTGA
- a CDS encoding proline racemase family protein — protein sequence MRTRHVFHAVDSHTEGMPTRVITGGIGTVPGATMAERRLHFAEHRDALRTLLMNEPRGHAAMSGAILQPPTRPDADYGVLFIEVSGYLPMCGHGTIGVATVLVETGMVEAVEPVTTVRLDTPAGLVTAEVQVRDGAATAVTLTNVPAFCAGLDRKIAVPGYGTLSYDLAFGGNFYAILPLDSVGLPFDRARKDDILAAGLALMEAVNATDRPVHPEDERIGGLKHVYFAAPGSNASRSRHAMAIHPGWFDRSPCGTGTSARMAQLHARGELPLHQDFVNESFIGTEFTGRLVSTTTAGPFPAVVPTVTGRAWVTGTAQYFLDPSDPFPAGFVL from the coding sequence ATGCGCACCCGCCATGTCTTCCACGCCGTCGACTCCCACACCGAGGGCATGCCCACCCGCGTCATCACCGGCGGCATCGGCACCGTCCCCGGCGCCACCATGGCCGAGCGCCGGCTGCACTTCGCCGAGCACCGCGACGCCCTCCGCACGCTGTTGATGAACGAGCCGCGCGGCCATGCCGCCATGAGCGGTGCGATCCTCCAGCCGCCGACCCGGCCCGACGCCGACTACGGCGTCCTGTTCATCGAGGTCTCCGGCTACCTGCCCATGTGCGGGCACGGCACGATCGGGGTGGCCACCGTTCTCGTCGAGACCGGCATGGTGGAGGCCGTGGAACCCGTGACCACGGTGCGGCTCGACACCCCCGCCGGACTGGTCACCGCGGAGGTGCAGGTGCGGGACGGGGCGGCCACGGCCGTCACCCTCACCAATGTGCCCGCCTTCTGCGCCGGACTGGACCGCAAAATCGCCGTCCCGGGCTACGGCACGCTGAGCTATGACCTCGCTTTCGGTGGCAACTTCTACGCGATCCTGCCGCTGGACAGCGTCGGCCTGCCCTTCGACCGGGCCCGCAAGGACGACATCCTCGCCGCCGGACTCGCCCTCATGGAAGCCGTGAACGCCACCGACCGACCGGTCCATCCCGAGGACGAGCGGATCGGCGGCCTCAAGCACGTCTACTTCGCCGCGCCGGGGTCAAACGCCTCCCGCTCCCGGCACGCGATGGCCATCCACCCCGGATGGTTCGACCGCTCGCCGTGCGGTACGGGCACCTCCGCACGGATGGCGCAGCTGCACGCACGCGGCGAACTCCCGCTCCACCAGGACTTCGTCAACGAGTCGTTCATCGGAACGGAGTTCACCGGCCGCCTCGTCTCCACCACCACGGCCGGCCCGTTCCCGGCCGTCGTCCCCACCGTCACCGGCCGGGCCTGGGTGACCGGCACCGCGCAGTACTTCCTCGACCCGTCCGACCCGTTCCCCGCGGGGTTCGTGCTGTGA
- a CDS encoding dihydrodipicolinate synthase family protein: MVTRTRTRTRPWHGIMVATTLPFRDDLSVDHDAYADQVARLLAAGCDGVVPNGSLGEYQTLTDDERARVVRTAVAAAGDGDRVMPGVSAYGSAASRRWAEQAAEAGAGSVLLLPPNGYRAEPAAVRAHFAEVAAAGLPVVAYNNPFDTKVDLTPGLLADLYADGSIVAVKEFSGDVRRAYEIAEVAPELDLLIGADDVLLELALAGAVGWIAGFPNALPEACGTLYRAALAGDLDTARPLYRALHPLLRWDSRPEFVQAIKLAMDLAGHRGGPTRPPRSPLTTEHAAALRAATGKLLADGHH, encoded by the coding sequence ATGGTCACCCGCACCCGCACCCGCACCCGTCCCTGGCACGGCATCATGGTTGCCACCACCCTCCCCTTCCGTGACGATCTCTCCGTCGACCACGACGCCTACGCCGACCAGGTGGCCCGGCTGCTCGCCGCCGGCTGCGACGGCGTCGTCCCCAACGGCTCCCTCGGCGAGTACCAGACGCTCACCGACGACGAGCGCGCCCGGGTCGTCCGCACCGCCGTGGCGGCCGCCGGTGACGGCGACCGGGTGATGCCCGGGGTCTCCGCCTACGGCAGTGCCGCCTCGCGCCGGTGGGCCGAGCAGGCCGCCGAGGCGGGCGCCGGATCCGTCCTGCTGCTGCCGCCCAACGGCTACCGCGCCGAACCGGCCGCGGTCCGTGCCCACTTCGCCGAGGTGGCCGCGGCCGGCCTGCCCGTCGTCGCCTACAACAACCCCTTCGACACCAAGGTCGACCTCACCCCCGGCCTCCTCGCCGACCTGTACGCCGACGGCAGCATCGTCGCCGTCAAGGAATTCAGCGGCGATGTCCGCAGGGCCTACGAGATCGCCGAAGTCGCCCCGGAACTGGACCTGTTGATCGGCGCCGACGACGTCCTGCTCGAACTCGCCCTCGCCGGTGCCGTCGGCTGGATCGCGGGCTTCCCCAACGCACTGCCCGAGGCGTGCGGCACCCTCTACCGTGCCGCGCTCGCCGGTGACCTCGACACCGCGCGGCCGCTCTACCGCGCCCTGCACCCGCTGTTGCGCTGGGACTCCCGGCCCGAGTTCGTGCAGGCGATCAAGCTCGCCATGGACCTCGCCGGACACCGCGGCGGCCCGACCCGCCCGCCACGCTCCCCGCTCACCACCGAGCACGCGGCCGCGCTCCGTGCCGCCACCGGAAAGCTCCTCGCCGACGGCCACCACTGA
- a CDS encoding NAD(P)/FAD-dependent oxidoreductase gives MPISPSDTHDLVVIGAGPAGLAAAVTAAGSGLRVALVDAAARPGGQFYRQPAPGLGAARPEALHHSWRAFARRTARLDAQVAAGRVRHFAAHHVWAVTRDPAHWTVHAVTGPDGGQGRAEVRARHVLLATGAYERQLPFPGWTVPGVVGAGGAQAMLKAGLVLPGRRIVVAGSGPLLLAVAGSLAAAGATVPVVAEASGYAGYARAPRTLAANPRKLAEGAGHAVTLLRHGVRLRSRSAVTAVHGTDRVEAVTLSRLDRDWRPLPGTGLRIPCDALAVGHGLVPQLEPATALGCATRRTPDGTWALVLDDQQRTTVDGVWAAGEAGGVGGAELAFVEGELAAYSIAGRGVHGSLRRRRDRLRRFARTMAAAHAPGPGWTGWLRADTEVCRCEEVTAGRVQDAVSGLGARDTRTVKLLTRAGMGWCQGRMCGPAVARLAGQAGPAADRRPLACPVVLGELADEQG, from the coding sequence ATGCCGATCTCACCGTCTGACACCCACGACCTCGTGGTCATCGGCGCGGGGCCGGCCGGGCTCGCCGCCGCCGTCACCGCCGCCGGCTCCGGGCTGCGGGTGGCACTCGTCGACGCGGCCGCGCGGCCCGGCGGACAGTTCTACCGGCAGCCGGCTCCCGGGCTGGGCGCCGCCCGCCCCGAGGCACTGCACCACTCCTGGCGCGCCTTCGCGCGGCGCACCGCACGGCTGGACGCGCAAGTCGCCGCAGGCCGGGTGAGACACTTCGCGGCACACCACGTCTGGGCCGTCACCCGGGACCCGGCGCACTGGACCGTGCACGCGGTCACCGGGCCCGACGGCGGGCAGGGCCGGGCCGAGGTGCGGGCGCGGCACGTGCTCCTCGCCACCGGCGCGTACGAGCGTCAACTGCCCTTCCCCGGCTGGACGGTGCCCGGTGTCGTGGGGGCGGGAGGCGCGCAGGCCATGCTCAAGGCGGGGCTGGTGCTGCCGGGGCGGCGGATCGTGGTCGCCGGCAGCGGGCCGCTGCTGCTCGCCGTCGCGGGCTCGCTCGCCGCGGCCGGCGCCACCGTGCCGGTGGTCGCCGAGGCGAGCGGCTACGCGGGATACGCCCGCGCCCCGCGCACGCTTGCCGCCAACCCCCGCAAGCTCGCCGAAGGGGCCGGTCACGCGGTGACCCTGCTCCGTCACGGCGTACGCCTCCGCTCCCGCAGCGCGGTCACCGCCGTGCACGGCACCGACCGGGTCGAGGCCGTCACCCTGTCCCGGCTCGACCGGGACTGGCGGCCGCTGCCCGGAACCGGGCTGCGCATCCCCTGCGATGCGCTCGCCGTCGGACACGGGCTCGTACCGCAACTGGAGCCGGCCACGGCACTGGGCTGCGCCACCCGTCGTACTCCGGACGGCACCTGGGCGCTGGTGCTCGACGACCAGCAGCGGACGACGGTCGACGGCGTCTGGGCGGCCGGTGAGGCCGGGGGTGTCGGGGGTGCGGAACTTGCTTTTGTGGAGGGTGAGTTGGCGGCGTACAGCATTGCGGGCCGGGGTGTCCACGGCTCGCTGCGCCGTCGCCGGGACCGGTTGCGGAGGTTCGCCCGGACCATGGCCGCCGCGCATGCGCCGGGCCCCGGCTGGACCGGTTGGCTCCGTGCGGACACCGAGGTCTGCCGCTGCGAGGAGGTCACGGCCGGCCGGGTCCAGGACGCCGTATCCGGTCTCGGCGCCCGCGACACCCGTACCGTCAAACTGCTCACCCGGGCCGGAATGGGCTGGTGCCAGGGGCGGATGTGCGGCCCCGCGGTGGCCCGCCTCGCGGGTCAGGCCGGACCCGCGGCCGATCGCAGACCCCTCGCCTGTCCCGTGGTCCTGGGGGAACTCGCGGACGAGCAGGGTTAG
- a CDS encoding (2Fe-2S)-binding protein translates to MTRRRTPADVVRAAPGPAFEIRFDGRPLPALPGQSIAAALWAAGVLSWRTTRRDGRPRGAFCGIGACFDCLATVNGQPNQRACLVPARPGDTITTQEGDGHADLTV, encoded by the coding sequence ATGACCCGTCGCCGCACCCCCGCCGATGTCGTACGGGCCGCGCCGGGACCGGCGTTCGAGATCCGGTTCGACGGGCGGCCGCTGCCCGCGCTGCCCGGTCAGAGCATCGCCGCCGCGCTCTGGGCGGCCGGTGTGCTCTCCTGGCGGACCACACGCCGCGACGGGCGGCCGCGCGGGGCCTTCTGCGGGATCGGCGCCTGCTTCGACTGTCTGGCCACCGTCAACGGCCAACCCAATCAGCGGGCCTGCCTGGTGCCCGCCCGGCCCGGGGACACGATCACCACCCAGGAGGGAGACGGGCATGCCGATCTCACCGTCTGA
- a CDS encoding FAD-binding oxidoreductase — MDAPDVVIVGAGVVGAACAYYAGRSGLDVAVVDRGSVAGGTTGAGEGNLLVSDKEPGPELELALLSLRLWRELAAELPPEIEYEAKGGLVVASDEPGMAALRAFRAAQGRAGVRSDCLVADRLRDAEPHLAPGLAGGVLYPQDAQVQPALAAAYLLRASGARLHLGTEVTTVLRGPGGTVRGVRTPRGDILAPAVVNATGTWAGRLASLAGVRVPVLPRRGCVLVTEPLPRVVRRKVYAADYVADVASGSAALQTSAVVEGTPAGPVLIGASRERIGFDRTLSVGVLRRLAAQAAALFPVLAGVRVMRTYQGFRPYLPDHLPAIGPDPRLPGLLHACGHEGAGIGLAPATGRLIAHALTGTPGPLDARPFRPDRFGEGAGEEEAGEEGAGEV, encoded by the coding sequence TTGGATGCTCCGGATGTGGTCATCGTCGGGGCCGGAGTGGTCGGCGCCGCCTGTGCCTACTACGCCGGCCGGTCCGGCCTTGATGTCGCCGTCGTCGACCGCGGATCCGTCGCGGGCGGTACCACCGGCGCCGGCGAGGGGAATCTGCTCGTCTCCGACAAGGAGCCGGGACCCGAACTCGAACTCGCGCTGCTCTCCCTCCGGTTGTGGCGGGAACTCGCCGCCGAGCTGCCGCCGGAGATCGAGTACGAGGCGAAGGGCGGGTTGGTCGTCGCCTCCGACGAACCCGGCATGGCGGCGCTGCGCGCCTTCCGCGCGGCGCAGGGCAGGGCAGGTGTGCGGAGCGACTGCCTTGTTGCCGACCGGCTGCGGGACGCGGAACCGCATCTGGCGCCCGGCCTCGCCGGAGGCGTCCTCTACCCGCAGGACGCCCAGGTCCAGCCCGCCCTGGCCGCTGCATATCTGCTGCGTGCCTCCGGGGCGCGGCTGCACCTGGGCACGGAGGTCACGACCGTCCTGCGGGGGCCCGGCGGGACGGTACGGGGCGTCCGTACCCCGCGGGGCGACATCCTGGCCCCCGCGGTGGTGAACGCCACCGGCACCTGGGCCGGCCGGCTGGCCTCGCTCGCGGGGGTGCGGGTCCCCGTCCTGCCCCGCCGGGGATGTGTGCTGGTGACCGAGCCGCTGCCGCGTGTCGTACGCCGCAAGGTCTACGCCGCGGACTATGTCGCCGATGTGGCCAGCGGATCGGCGGCGCTGCAGACCTCCGCCGTCGTCGAGGGCACCCCGGCCGGACCGGTCCTGATCGGTGCCAGCCGGGAACGGATCGGCTTCGACCGCACGCTCTCGGTCGGGGTGCTGCGCCGGCTCGCCGCCCAAGCCGCAGCCCTGTTCCCCGTATTGGCAGGCGTCCGGGTGATGCGCACCTATCAGGGGTTCCGCCCCTACCTCCCCGACCACCTCCCGGCGATCGGCCCCGACCCGCGCCTGCCGGGCCTGCTGCACGCCTGCGGCCACGAGGGCGCGGGCATCGGACTCGCCCCGGCCACCGGCCGGCTGATCGCCCACGCGCTGACGGGGACGCCCGGTCCGCTGGACGCGCGGCCGTTCCGCCCGGACCGGTTCGGCGAAGGCGCGGGGGAGGAAGAGGCAGGGGAGGAAGGGGCGGGGGAGGTATGA
- a CDS encoding M20 family metallopeptidase: MWGAAGRAVADGRGQARGQGVVDAEVARLEQGLIELRGDIHRHPEAPGQEQRTAAVVARELREAGLTVTTGVGGHGVVGVLRGTRPGRTVAYRADLDAVPPKDIVGGGQAVAHLCGHDIHTVVALGVAQVLARLRRHLDGTVVFLFQPAEETLSGARALIDSGVLERTCVEEIHALHCGPFPVGRFAVTPGFGMPGQDTAEVTVSGPDAPDAARRLAGEIGALATVALPQTPADLERIVADAQLPDGPLARFVALRARAEEAKVSVSYRCWPQEWYVEVREDIRHLAAVYAGAGVSFPAEPFPAMVCPEHDARVLAQHLRHTLGRDAVTEFHAAFPPFSGEDFALYLDRLPGTFTFLGVRAPGAPLTTSYPHYPDFAPDERAIGIGVRAMAGWIAERTRSR, from the coding sequence ATGTGGGGAGCTGCGGGCAGGGCCGTTGCCGACGGGCGGGGGCAGGCGAGGGGGCAAGGGGTGGTGGACGCCGAGGTGGCGCGGCTGGAGCAGGGGCTGATCGAGCTACGGGGGGACATCCACCGGCACCCCGAGGCGCCGGGTCAGGAGCAGCGTACCGCCGCTGTGGTGGCCCGGGAGCTGCGGGAAGCCGGGCTGACCGTCACCACCGGGGTGGGCGGCCACGGCGTCGTAGGCGTCCTGCGGGGGACGCGTCCGGGCCGGACCGTTGCGTACCGGGCGGACCTGGACGCGGTGCCGCCCAAGGACATCGTCGGGGGCGGCCAGGCGGTGGCCCACCTCTGCGGGCACGACATCCACACCGTTGTGGCGCTCGGTGTCGCCCAGGTCCTGGCGCGGCTGCGGCGGCACCTGGACGGAACGGTGGTGTTCCTCTTCCAGCCCGCCGAGGAGACCCTGTCGGGGGCCCGTGCGCTGATCGACTCGGGCGTGCTGGAGCGCACCTGCGTGGAGGAGATCCACGCCCTGCACTGCGGGCCGTTCCCCGTCGGCCGGTTCGCCGTGACCCCGGGGTTCGGGATGCCGGGCCAGGACACGGCGGAGGTGACCGTCTCCGGGCCGGACGCGCCCGATGCCGCGCGACGGCTGGCCGGCGAGATCGGTGCGCTCGCCACGGTGGCGCTGCCGCAGACCCCCGCGGACCTCGAGCGCATCGTCGCCGACGCCCAGCTGCCCGACGGGCCGTTGGCCCGGTTCGTGGCCCTGCGGGCACGGGCGGAGGAGGCCAAGGTGAGTGTGTCCTACCGCTGCTGGCCTCAGGAGTGGTACGTAGAGGTACGTGAGGACATCCGTCACCTGGCCGCGGTGTACGCGGGGGCCGGGGTGAGCTTCCCCGCCGAGCCGTTCCCTGCCATGGTCTGCCCGGAACACGACGCCCGCGTGCTCGCCCAGCACCTCCGGCACACCCTCGGCCGAGACGCGGTGACCGAGTTCCATGCCGCCTTTCCGCCCTTCAGCGGCGAGGACTTCGCCCTCTACCTGGACCGCCTCCCCGGCACGTTCACCTTCCTCGGTGTCCGTGCCCCCGGCGCACCCCTCACCACCAGCTACCCGCACTACCCCGACTTCGCCCCGGACGAGCGCGCCATCGGCATCGGCGTACGGGCCATGGCGGGCTGGATCGCGGAGCGGACCCGGAGCCGGTGA
- a CDS encoding uracil-DNA glycosylase has product MNDTGAPGAPPGRDEAAFPLHHAGRCGDLAELDAQLVRCRACPRLVEWREEVAAHPRAAFRDQEYWARPVPGFGPSDAALAIVGLAPAAHGGNRTGRMFTGDASGDFLFAALHAVGLASRPTATHRGDGLELYGVRVTAPVHCAPPDNRPTPAERRTCRPWLSAELELLSPGLRTVVVLGAFGWQALLPVLGDAGWPLPRPRPAFGHGVQLTLPATGRRRELQVLGSYHPSQRNTFTGRLTFDMLVGLLSRAAALAGLAPPGG; this is encoded by the coding sequence ATGAACGACACCGGGGCGCCGGGGGCACCGCCCGGCAGGGACGAGGCGGCCTTCCCCCTCCATCACGCCGGGCGCTGCGGCGACCTCGCGGAGCTCGACGCGCAGCTGGTCCGCTGCCGGGCCTGTCCCCGGCTGGTGGAGTGGCGTGAGGAGGTCGCGGCGCATCCGCGGGCGGCGTTCCGGGACCAGGAGTACTGGGCGCGGCCCGTCCCGGGATTCGGGCCGTCCGACGCGGCGTTGGCCATCGTGGGGCTCGCTCCTGCCGCGCACGGCGGCAATCGCACCGGCCGGATGTTCACCGGGGACGCCTCCGGTGACTTCCTGTTCGCCGCCCTCCATGCGGTGGGTCTCGCTTCCCGGCCCACCGCGACGCACCGGGGCGACGGGCTGGAGCTGTACGGAGTGCGGGTCACCGCGCCGGTCCACTGCGCTCCGCCGGACAACCGGCCCACGCCCGCCGAGCGGCGTACCTGCCGTCCGTGGCTGTCGGCGGAGCTCGAACTCCTCAGCCCCGGCCTGCGTACGGTCGTGGTGCTCGGTGCATTCGGCTGGCAGGCGCTGCTGCCCGTACTGGGCGACGCGGGGTGGCCGCTCCCCCGGCCCCGCCCCGCGTTCGGTCACGGCGTACAGCTGACCCTGCCCGCCACCGGGCGGCGGCGGGAACTCCAGGTGCTCGGCAGCTACCACCCCAGCCAGCGCAATACGTTCACCGGTCGGCTCACCTTCGACATGCTCGTCGGTCTGCTCTCCCGCGCCGCCGCACTCGCGGGGCTGGCGCCGCCGGGAGGCTGA
- a CDS encoding SDR family oxidoreductase yields the protein MTGTGICTGRVAAVTGAGRGLGRAHALALAAEGARVVVNDLGVAPDGAGASAGPAQQVADEIRARGGQAVAHTGDITTTDGAASLVTTALEAFGRLDALVNNAGFLRDRMLVNLGEDDWDAVIRVHLKGHFLPLRHAAAHWRAEAKAGRTPDARIVNTSSGAGLLGSVGQGNYSAAKAGILGLTLVAAAELAPYGVRINALAPAARTRMTERAFAARMAAPAEGEFDAMAPENVSPLVVWLSSADSAGVTGRVFEAEAGRITVMEGWRPGPTVDRKSRWTPAEAGAAARELLAVAEEPRPVYGAR from the coding sequence ATGACCGGCACCGGAATCTGCACGGGACGCGTGGCCGCCGTCACCGGGGCGGGCCGTGGACTCGGCCGGGCCCACGCACTGGCCCTCGCCGCCGAAGGCGCCCGGGTCGTGGTGAACGACCTCGGGGTGGCCCCCGACGGGGCCGGCGCCTCGGCCGGACCGGCCCAGCAGGTCGCCGACGAGATCCGGGCCCGCGGCGGCCAAGCCGTCGCCCACACCGGCGACATCACCACCACCGACGGCGCCGCCTCGCTCGTCACCACCGCCCTGGAGGCCTTCGGCCGCCTCGACGCCCTCGTCAACAACGCCGGATTCCTGCGCGACCGGATGCTGGTCAACCTCGGTGAGGACGACTGGGACGCGGTCATCCGGGTCCACCTGAAGGGCCACTTCCTGCCCCTGCGGCACGCCGCGGCGCACTGGCGGGCGGAGGCCAAGGCCGGTCGCACCCCCGACGCCCGCATCGTCAACACCAGTTCGGGCGCCGGACTGCTCGGCAGCGTCGGCCAGGGCAACTACTCCGCCGCCAAGGCCGGCATCCTCGGCCTCACCCTCGTCGCCGCCGCCGAACTCGCCCCCTACGGCGTGCGGATCAACGCCCTCGCACCGGCGGCCCGCACCCGTATGACCGAGCGTGCCTTCGCCGCGAGGATGGCGGCGCCCGCCGAGGGGGAGTTCGACGCGATGGCCCCGGAGAATGTCTCCCCGCTGGTGGTCTGGCTGTCCTCCGCCGACAGCGCCGGGGTCACCGGCCGGGTCTTCGAGGCCGAGGCCGGCCGGATCACCGTGATGGAGGGCTGGCGCCCCGGCCCCACCGTGGACAGAAAGAGCCGCTGGACACCGGCCGAGGCGGGCGCGGCCGCGCGCGAACTGCTGGCCGTGGCCGAGGAACCACGGCCGGTGTACGGCGCGCGCTGA
- a CDS encoding SDR family oxidoreductase, with product MSLALDLSGRLAVVTGGTRGVGAGIARAFLRAGAEVVICARRPPDAPVAAAGRTAHFRPLDLRDQAAVHAFFARLADDYGRLDCLVNNAGGTPYRLLGEGAAERHARVVALNLLAPLTASLAAYEALRGGPAGGSVLMIGSVSGTRPSPGTAAYGAAKAGLDHLARSMAVEWAPDVRVNTLVLGMVRTELAALHYGDEAGIAAVGATVPLGRLAEPAEIGDTCVFLASDRAAYLTGASLLVHGGGERPAFLDAATVNHSATPHAATVNHPTAPDAMKGN from the coding sequence GTGAGCCTGGCTCTCGATCTGTCCGGGCGGCTGGCCGTCGTGACCGGCGGCACCCGCGGCGTCGGCGCGGGTATCGCCCGCGCCTTCCTGCGGGCCGGTGCGGAGGTCGTCATCTGCGCGCGCAGGCCGCCGGACGCCCCCGTCGCCGCGGCCGGCCGCACCGCGCACTTCCGCCCCCTTGACCTGCGCGACCAGGCCGCCGTCCACGCCTTCTTCGCCCGGCTCGCGGACGACTACGGCCGGTTGGACTGCCTGGTCAACAACGCCGGCGGCACGCCGTACCGGCTGCTGGGGGAGGGGGCAGCCGAGCGGCACGCCCGGGTGGTCGCGCTCAACCTCCTCGCGCCGCTGACCGCCTCGCTCGCCGCCTACGAGGCGTTGCGGGGCGGGCCGGCCGGCGGTTCGGTCCTCATGATCGGCAGCGTCAGCGGCACCCGCCCCTCGCCCGGCACCGCCGCCTACGGCGCGGCCAAGGCGGGCCTGGACCACCTCGCCCGCTCCATGGCCGTCGAATGGGCCCCCGACGTACGGGTCAACACCCTCGTCCTCGGCATGGTGCGCACCGAACTCGCCGCCCTGCACTACGGCGACGAGGCGGGCATCGCGGCCGTCGGCGCCACCGTCCCGCTCGGCCGGCTCGCCGAACCCGCCGAGATCGGCGACACCTGCGTGTTCCTCGCCTCCGACCGGGCCGCCTACCTGACCGGGGCGAGCCTGCTCGTCCACGGCGGCGGAGAACGCCCCGCCTTCCTCGACGCCGCCACGGTCAACCACTCCGCGACGCCCCACGCCGCCACCGTGAACCACCCCACCGCGCCCGACGCCATGAAGGGCAACTGA